The Silene latifolia isolate original U9 population chromosome 4, ASM4854445v1, whole genome shotgun sequence region catcagagtccccctcagaaggaatatcaacaatctccaccttcttgGGGGGAGGGATAGGAGATTGAGCCGGGGTCAACGGTGTTTttcgcgtccgacgcactacacCGCTAACGACCCTCGCCTGAGCCTCCTCCGCGCTCAAGCCCTTCCGCCGTTGTTCCATAAGGTCACCCGCCGACTTCCTACGGTCGTGGGCTGGAGCCttcggatgcaagttagcaacggtcccatctttgtgcagccccattctacgaagaagatcctcagacaagtaccttccaaagtggtctgcgaaagaaacaaagcaagagttaagtagaaaaaaaaaaaaaaaataaaccgaAATCCGAGCAGCAAGAGCATTAACAgcggcgatgggcctcacaccgaccccactcaccctgtgctagggccggtatgaggccaacatggcagagcggctcatcctgaaggatgatctgcgtcTGGGAATCCATTTTTCGgtaccccactcttgtccacctcaaagagcctcatcgccgaCTTCTCATCCTCTTGGAGATAGAGCGCTTGGTGACATCCATTTTGAGTTTCTTCCGGAAACCCATCTATCGTGCTCGCCCGAGtttcacaccgcaaattaactcggTCTTTGGAAAAAGcgggcggcggatagtcatccaagcaccttaacgtacacccaccggccGCGATCCTTGCAAGAAGGAAGCTTGTTGacagagacataacccggctccatctccacactataccatccgacgcggccagaaaatggtttgagatggtgaagccggcggaataaattcaccgttggggcctgtcccttgaagagacagagccagacaaagccgattatAGTCCTCATAGCTTGGCGGTAGTGCGGTGCAATGCGGCAaagaacgttcatggctctaataatggccaCAACGTACTCATTcaacggaaaccggagcccaaacTCCAAATGCTGCATATACACGCCGgtatggcccggtggagggcaacagacggcctgaccctcctcagggataacaattttgtatcccctaccgaagaaaaaatggccctcgaaaaattgagcgcctgaacaactggcgagctcatgagtccaagcacggtcaagaagGACCTTGCAGGCCttgccgtgatccataacgtactgcctcccttCATTGCGACAAGGCCTTTCCACttcatcaccgaaatcatcaccaaaatcgccataggaatcagagtcctcccattcctcaagaatttgaggatcaacttcaggagaaggagacctagggccccgaCGCAGTTTGCTAGGTCCAAAGATCGAGAAGACATTTCCACAACAAACTACTAGCAAGATaaaagaatttgtttgattaccttgaagaaaCACGCTCAcggatcgaagaccgaagatttgcgagaaaagaaagtccttcaaagtttagagagatgaagattttgggagaaaattttcaaaaatttgaggaaatgaaagtaatggccaaaatcacgaGAATAAgcgcctatttataggaaaaagcccatgaagaaggaccaatcagcacgttttgacccatgaagcgtcaaccaatcagcaagcagacacgtgtcggacatgcaaccacggaatgtcaatcgttgcaacagttgaatgtcaatcaatgctacagttaccaagcgtattcaacacgctcattcacatctcttcgcctgttcATCTTCCACAGCAAATTCCTAGGCAcccgctctccgccggccacatgatcgaccaagccatgaagcaccggccggggcaaTCGAAAATAACCTCGCACTCTGCCGGGTCTCGGCCGGCATCATCAttctttcccacatcggatacccttcacgcatccatgtggaggggggatatggtaggcCTACGAATGATCAAGCCGATGCATCAGAAGAAGCCGACGCAGAAAATTTTTTGCATAaacacttgcgcagaatatacactcaacatacatcggagcccatgccacggcatagactacgctgggggcaaattgatggggcatattctgcaccgctgaccaaagtcaacatattgagcaaggccaaagatatccacagcaaagtcaacgacttagacactctagccgatggagcccatcggcctgtGACCTGGGTCTCGGCAAGACAACTAGCCAGCCAAGGCACAtctccgcgtactcatatccaagaccctcggtgAGCCtaccacaggtccatcggccgagggtacaacggtctttccaccttgATGAGTCACtaggccacttggccactacgtgacaaaaggtgaatgcctataaatactcctcaaactTCATTgtggaaaggatccacaaattgacctaataaacactattcatctggtaatatcttccttatctctctacaatacactcttagccaagtaacaacaacttacctctctaagtttactgacttgagcgtcggagtgagtacgctcggccaaagccgagcccttcagtttgttcatcgtttcaggagaccgcaggaaggattctagcaaggacatcattctactagcaacgagtggtatcaaacatctgctctggattTACTCCCGGAACAATTATATAAGATATTGCTcggattttataaaaatattttatcgtGATTATATCTTTGTATCACATATATCAATTGGTTCATCGATTTGTCAAATATTTTTACATTTAAGTATTTAATCTTCGAGCTTTATTGCTGAAAATATcggaataaaaaaaaataaaaaaaattaaccattatatataggctcgatttgAGCTTGAGCTCGCATTAAAACTCGCAAATTTTATAACGAACACATTTTTTACAAACTCAGGTAAGCTCGAAATCGAGTTTTAGTTTTGAGCACAAGTCGAGCAAAGCTAAGCTCGGCCTTGTTAGCACCCCTAAAAAAGGCCCAACACTTCATTATTACTCATAGGCAATACCAACAACGTTAGCGTCACAGCCATAGTGAGACTGCCATGCACATGTAGATGTAGTGAGTGATGTACATCCCTGAAAGAACACGTCTATACCCACTTTGCTCTCCTTAGCGACTAAGTTAAAGATCTTCGACATCTCACATTAATTATGCTACGACTACGAGTACTATTCAATTCCAAATGTGAACTGATCGGCCGACACCCAAGAATAACACTCCACCTAATGACTTCGTCCACCTTCTAGATAACACTCCCTTTCACTTtctatttctcttctttttttgcCCCCGTAAACGCGTCTTTGCCTCTCTCGCTCTCTTATTCGCTCACCTAATACTAAATTAATAACCCCAACTTATTCTAATTTGTAACTCCATTTCCCTATAAGTtctaaattatactccctccatcttAGTCATTTATTTGcgtattttattttaaagtaTATTATTAAATGATAAGTGAAATAAATTGAGTGGAATGATCAAGTTGATGTTCaagttcatttttaaaatagaaaggataacaattAACTGAAATGCCCAAAaatgaaaaagtacaacaaatgaccgggacagagggaataATAATTAATCCtctcatttttccttgttctttgtgccaaaaccaaagataaacaaatgaccggaacgacGGAGTAAAACACAGTTAAAAtgctaataaataaataataaacttaatttataatggtaaataaaagtacaataggtcttggtatagacgggtgaggCGAAcaaacgggtaaagacctctaataaaatgggtaggggggacaaggtgggacaacctccatgtgcttcccactttatgtcaaatgggtattttgtgagagaaaatggtatccgtctatacgtatagacggatagtgtccgtctataatgagaatttgtgataaaagTATTGAGGAAGTGaagtaaaaaaaacaaaaagtagTGATAATCGAGTTTTAATTTGATAAAGTACACAAAATAAAAGCATACTTCGATTTAAGTAATACATGGTGAGATGTGATTAGTGGAAATATGTCAGTCCAGCAATGAGCTACCATTTGTGTTGGTTGGACAAATACACACGCAAACATAAAGGCCCGCCTTGCGTTTCTTTATCTCTCTGTTTCCTTGAACTTTCCTCATTCCACCTTCTTCCTCTTTATATTACTCCTTCCAACCTTTACTCCTCTCTTTCACCCTAATAAACCTAAACAATTCAAATCCAacacatacaacaacaacaataatacccAACAGATTGTTATTCATTGAGGCATTTCATCGAACACATGgagaccaacaacaacaacaatcagcagTCATTCTGGCAGTTCAGTGATCAGCTTCGTCTTCACTCTTCAAACTTGGCTAATCTCTCTCTTAACGATTCAATATGGAGTGTTAATTCATACGGTGTTAAGAAGACCGAAGATCGCCGTAATTTCGACATCAGGGTTGGTGGTGATGTCTCCTCCGACAAGGGTAGTTTCGTCACTGATAAAATCAACATGAACATGAACATtactcctcctcctcttcatcaagtcAACGCTGACTTCAACAATGATTCTTGGAAGATCGGATCCGGGTTCGGGTCCGGGATTAATTTAAATGGTGGTTTTAACAAAGGGGTTTATTCCAAGGGTGctatcaataataataatttatataataattataattatagtaataatattaataataatgtaaATATGGGGTTTAAAGGGCATAAGAATGAGTCTTATATGAAGAGGGAAGAAGAGCATGGGATGATATTAGAAGGGAAGCATGGGAAGAAGAATAAGGAGGTGAAAAAAGagaattataataattataataaggaaaagaataacaataataacaatgatgATAATAATGGAAAGAGTGGAGTTGATAAAAGGTTCAAGACATTGCCACCTTCAGAATCACTCCCAAGAAATGAGACCGTCGGTGGTTATATCTTTGTTTGCAATAATGATACCATGGAAGAAAACCTCAAGAGACAACTCTTCGGTATGTTTTATTTCTTTCACTACTTTTATTGAATCAGGGTCTTCATTTTGATCATCCTAATTCTTAAAGTCTCTTGTGTAAGATAGACATATCCGTACAAaaataaaacgggtcaaataggattagataagacaaaagcataaTGCCTATATACAAAGTGCCATCTATCAAAGACCGCCTACATGGTTAATTGGTTAATCTGAAGGTAGATAAATAAGACCTTTTTTTTGCTTCAACAAAGCGCGCACTTGGTCGCATTACATTAGGGGAGGGAGAATCGAACCTGAGACCTATAACCTATTGTCCAGGAGACCTCCGTCTGATTATTGTGATAATGGTGAACATGTGATGTGAATTGAGTGATTGATAATAAAAACAAGTTTTGTGAATCAAATGTTCAGGTTTGCCACCACGTTACCGCGATTCAGTGAGACAGATAACCCCAGGGTTACCTCTTTTCCTTTACAACTACTCCACCCACCAGCTCCATGGCATATATGAGGTTAGTCTCCAGCTAAAGAAACATAAATTATACgagtattttttatttttattttttggtaATTGATTAATTCAACCGATTGTTTTGGGCATATAATGGCAATGGGGAGTTAATGAATACGAATGTATGGTAATGTGTGCAGGCTTCCAGTTTCGGTGGAACAAACATTGATCCAATGGCCTGGGAGGACAAAAAGAATCCTGGTGAATCTCGATTTCCTGCTCAGGTTGGCTACCATTCACTCATACCACCTTACGGTTTTAACCTAATCTAATTACCTTAGGACGACTTTTTACTGTGAAGTTGATTAGATTCAGTCTTTTGTTTCGATTGTTAGAACTAATACCTAGTAGGCTAGTAGGACGTTGTGTGTTACTTGAGAGAAATTTGGTGGATAGTTAGGTTTCTGTCACGGTGACCATAAACTCACGGCCTGTTTGGTGGATAGTAGGACCTTGTGTGTTACTTGAGAGAAATTTGGTGGATAACAAAACTATCACCAACTATGTTGGCTGATTATTAGTCTCACACTCCACGCTGTCTATTACGAGTCCCCAACAATCGGGCATACTCTCTTGCTCCAACAAGTTGAGCTTGAACATAGTAGTAGTTAGATCCAGTTGACTGATACTAATAAGAAATTTGAAAGAATCTGTACTCCTATATGTCGGCAACCACATTTGTTAAGTGAGTTAGGCAAATAGTAATGCCGTTCGTAGTTATGCAGTTGTGTTAGTTTGCTTAGTTTGCTGTGTgttgtttttcttttttgggtTATTTGAGACTCCAAATTCACCGTGATTAATAATACGTGTAGGTGAGAGTCCACACTAGGAAGCTCTGTGAGCCATTAGACGAAGATGCCTTCAGGCCAATCCTTCACCACTATGACGGTCCCAAGTTCCGCCTTGAGTTAAGCGTTCCTGAGGTAAGCACATAAACGAGTTCTATATCCTGAGATAATGTTCCAAGTATAACACGTGAATCATTAATGTTTATGCGTCTTCTTGCTGTGTTTACAGGCTCTTTCACTTCTCGATATTTTCGATGAGGGCGATGCTTGAAGTAACCCAAACCAACATGGAGGGTTCAAGTGTTTTAAGTCAAAAACAAAATTAACAACGAAGAGAAGGAGATACGTAGACAGTGATGAGCTTACATTTGGAACTGTACTACCGTGAGAGAGTTTGATGATAGGAGGAAAGGCTACTATCATACTAGCAAATATTAGGGTTTTATAATACAGATGGTTTGTAATAAAGCTTTGTTTTTGTAAAGTTGGCGGAAAGTATGCCATCTTGTTTATCCTAAGGATTGCCTGTTTATATGTAATAATGATCATACAGAATTGCCTGTTTATATGTAATAATGATCATACAGAATCGCAAAACGACATTCCAGATAGCTACTTGTATAAATATTACTGGGTTTTTAAGATGCCAtattgtgttttgtttgaccCGAAATCAGTTGCGTAGCCAGAGAATGTAGAGTACCATGGATTCCGGTCTAAGGACTAACAGCACAAGTTCTTGATTCCTGAACCATTCTTAAATTAAGTATCTCCGCCAATTTGAAATTAATAATGGATTGAATTTTTTGGTTTTGTCAATAGAAGGTTAAGAATTTCATTCAGTCTTCCAGCAAACTTTAATGTAGTCTTTAGTTTTGGCTTTGTATCGCTAGATTTGCTACTCGGGATTCTAGCGTTATTTAGTCAAGTGGCTGGTTACGTTATGTAATTTTGGGAATGCTATAGGACTTCCTTTTTCactctgacaaaaaaaaaaaaaaaaaaaactttatcccCCCTCTCTCTGCCATGAGATAAAAAGTTACTCCGTATATTAGTTTTGATTCATGCTATAAAACAACTTTTGATCCGTCTCTTTCGATTTTGGAATATGTAAATGCTGAAACTACCgataatctacgctaaaaatccACCCTTATTCCAAATTAGGTAGCAGAAAATGCTTTTGAATGAGTTTTATGCTTTACAAATTGTCGTTTTTTTCAAAGAGATGGAGTACAGGATAATTGTCCGCATTACACTTTAGAAAGAAAATAATCAAAGAAGTGGTTGATCCGTTAATTAATTCCGTTGAAAACCAGCATTCTCAAAGTGGTTGAACGACTTCTTCAGATTGCTCCAGCACTCATTTGGCTAATTCAAATACGACTTTTGGGTTTACTA contains the following coding sequences:
- the LOC141653738 gene encoding DCD domain-containing protein NRP-B-like; translation: METNNNNNQQSFWQFSDQLRLHSSNLANLSLNDSIWSVNSYGVKKTEDRRNFDIRVGGDVSSDKGSFVTDKINMNMNITPPPLHQVNADFNNDSWKIGSGFGSGINLNGGFNKGVYSKGAINNNNLYNNYNYSNNINNNVNMGFKGHKNESYMKREEEHGMILEGKHGKKNKEVKKENYNNYNKEKNNNNNNDDNNGKSGVDKRFKTLPPSESLPRNETVGGYIFVCNNDTMEENLKRQLFGLPPRYRDSVRQITPGLPLFLYNYSTHQLHGIYEASSFGGTNIDPMAWEDKKNPGESRFPAQVRVHTRKLCEPLDEDAFRPILHHYDGPKFRLELSVPEALSLLDIFDEGDA